The following coding sequences are from one Arthrobacter crystallopoietes window:
- a CDS encoding PucR family transcriptional regulator — protein sequence MRHSAPSAGGGEDVRPVRAGADQFSGSTAGAFAAVSLERFLERLPDTLTTVHDGRPGTAEPALVRWVEPSELEDPAPYLLEGEFVLTAGLPFLDDGGTPEAVDRYIERLVQAKVCALGFGISPYFSDIPQTLAEACRKHSLTLVTIPEEVPFAALGLEFARLLEAENLRVLRLLSEANRQLMRAVLTPRPEAELLEALVRNVPVWAVLVGANRRVRSRAVPAQLQGGVPEAAELEPMLARLFAGSGPRVEVESFDAPEARRVVAYPLRSTRDANLGALVVGATNPLEPVERNIVETAVGLLEALLRQRTVGSLAPSQLATALLLHPETTTADSRRSQAVGRLVAQSVSAPRHAELRVVQGFQARGSAPETAEKAGQSGRTAGEDPVRGLLQWRRIFDTKLVESTDYGFAAITRLRVDEAVVEEVEKLGWHLVISGTAELPELPEAYRRATSLRQQAQAAGRSIRADQIEFSVTGLLGPEAGAMLFNRSFSQLRQLEPERASALLVVLRAWLEANGSWDGSAKALSLHRNSVRRQIGQVGELLGRDLADAQTRAELLIALNYSPQDLLSGTK from the coding sequence ATGAGACATTCTGCACCATCCGCCGGTGGCGGGGAGGACGTCCGGCCTGTGCGGGCGGGCGCCGACCAGTTTAGCGGCAGCACGGCCGGAGCCTTCGCGGCGGTCTCGCTGGAACGCTTCCTGGAGCGGTTGCCGGACACCCTGACGACGGTCCACGACGGCCGGCCGGGCACCGCGGAACCGGCCCTGGTCCGGTGGGTGGAGCCGAGCGAGCTGGAGGACCCCGCCCCGTACCTGCTGGAGGGCGAATTCGTCCTGACCGCCGGACTCCCGTTCCTCGACGACGGCGGGACCCCCGAGGCCGTGGACCGGTACATCGAACGGCTGGTGCAGGCAAAAGTCTGCGCCCTTGGGTTCGGCATCAGCCCCTATTTCAGCGACATCCCCCAGACCCTGGCCGAGGCCTGCCGCAAGCACTCCCTGACCCTGGTGACCATTCCGGAAGAAGTACCCTTTGCCGCGCTGGGACTCGAATTCGCCCGGCTGCTGGAGGCGGAGAACCTCAGGGTGCTGCGCTTGCTCTCGGAAGCGAACAGGCAGCTGATGCGCGCCGTGCTGACCCCGCGTCCCGAGGCCGAACTGCTGGAGGCGCTGGTGCGGAACGTACCGGTATGGGCAGTGCTGGTCGGCGCCAACCGGCGCGTCCGCTCCCGCGCCGTCCCCGCGCAACTGCAAGGCGGCGTGCCCGAGGCTGCGGAACTGGAACCGATGCTGGCCAGGCTCTTCGCCGGCAGCGGCCCGCGGGTCGAAGTGGAAAGTTTCGACGCTCCCGAGGCCCGGCGGGTGGTGGCGTATCCGCTCCGCAGCACCCGGGACGCCAACCTGGGGGCCCTCGTCGTGGGTGCGACCAATCCGCTGGAACCGGTGGAGAGGAACATTGTCGAGACCGCCGTCGGGCTGCTGGAAGCCTTGCTGCGCCAACGCACCGTCGGCTCGCTGGCACCCAGCCAACTGGCAACGGCACTGCTGCTGCACCCGGAAACAACGACGGCGGATTCCCGGCGCTCGCAGGCGGTCGGCCGGCTGGTGGCGCAAAGTGTGTCCGCGCCACGCCATGCCGAACTCCGCGTGGTGCAGGGCTTCCAGGCCAGGGGGTCTGCTCCGGAAACAGCGGAGAAAGCGGGCCAGTCGGGTAGGACGGCAGGCGAGGATCCGGTCCGCGGACTGCTGCAATGGCGGCGGATCTTCGACACGAAGCTGGTGGAAAGCACCGACTACGGGTTCGCTGCCATTACCCGGCTGCGCGTGGATGAGGCCGTAGTGGAGGAGGTAGAGAAGCTCGGCTGGCACCTTGTCATCTCCGGTACGGCCGAACTGCCGGAACTGCCCGAGGCCTACCGGCGGGCCACTTCGCTGCGGCAGCAGGCACAGGCTGCCGGGCGCAGTATCAGGGCGGATCAGATCGAGTTCTCGGTCACCGGCCTGCTGGGCCCGGAGGCCGGGGCGATGCTGTTCAACCGGAGCTTCAGCCAGCTGCGGCAACTGGAGCCGGAGCGCGCCTCCGCCCTGCTGGTGGTGCTGCGGGCGTGGTTGGAGGCGAACGGCAGTTGGGATGGCTCGGCCAAGGCGCTGAGCCTGCACCGCAACAGTGTCCGGCGGCAGATCGGCCAAGTGGGGGAGCTGTTGGGGCGTGATCTGGCGGACGCGCAGACACGGGCTGAACTCCTGATCGCGCTAAATTACAGCCCGCAGGATCTGCTGTCTGGCACGAAATAG
- a CDS encoding flavin monoamine oxidase family protein yields the protein MTLATELHAPAAADENPITMLNPDFPFSYDHYLAHPAGLGSVPEHLHGTEVAVVGAGLSGLVTAYELMKLGLKPVVYEAGAIGGRLKTAAFPGAPDVVADLGGMRFPVSGRALYHYVDKLGLETTEFPNPLSGPTTSTVIELGGQKHYAEQPEDLPEFFREVADAWKAALREHASFDEMQQAIRKRDTARIKELWNAMLPEFDEQTFYGFMAASRAFKAAGFEHREAFGQVGFGTGGWDTDFPNSILEILRVVYTDADDLHRGIVGGAQRLPEALWNHAPEDCVFWPAGTSLASLHRGSARGAVASITRGTPTDGNPDGDIVIADKWGHSASYRSAVVTCQTWLLSTRIHTEEALFEPGVWTAIERNHYMQSSKTFVMVDRPFWKDRDPATGREVLSMTLTDRLPRATYLLDNGPDKPAVILLSYTWNDDALKWLSLDADERVRLMLHSLAQIYPGVDIASHIVGEPITVSWEADPNFMGAFKANLPGHYRYQQRLFTHFKQDQLPAHQRGIFLAGDDVSFTAGWAEGAVTTGLNAVWGVVNHLGGKCAEDNPGPGELLAELGPVALD from the coding sequence ATGACACTGGCCACCGAACTCCACGCCCCGGCCGCCGCGGACGAGAATCCGATCACCATGCTGAACCCGGACTTCCCGTTCAGCTACGACCACTACCTCGCGCACCCCGCCGGCCTGGGTTCCGTCCCGGAGCACCTGCACGGCACGGAAGTGGCCGTGGTCGGCGCGGGACTGTCCGGGCTGGTGACGGCGTACGAGTTGATGAAACTGGGGCTGAAGCCGGTTGTCTATGAGGCCGGCGCGATCGGCGGCCGGCTGAAGACGGCCGCGTTCCCCGGGGCTCCCGACGTCGTTGCGGACCTGGGCGGCATGCGCTTCCCGGTTTCCGGCAGGGCGCTCTACCACTACGTGGACAAGCTCGGGCTGGAAACCACAGAGTTCCCCAACCCGCTGTCCGGCCCCACGACCAGCACCGTCATTGAGCTGGGCGGGCAGAAACACTACGCCGAGCAGCCAGAAGACCTGCCGGAGTTCTTCCGCGAGGTGGCCGATGCGTGGAAGGCGGCGCTGCGCGAGCACGCATCCTTCGACGAGATGCAGCAGGCCATCCGGAAACGCGACACTGCCCGCATCAAGGAACTGTGGAATGCGATGCTGCCGGAGTTCGATGAGCAGACCTTCTACGGTTTCATGGCCGCCAGCCGCGCCTTCAAGGCCGCCGGGTTCGAACACCGCGAGGCGTTCGGCCAGGTCGGTTTCGGCACCGGCGGCTGGGACACGGATTTCCCCAACTCCATCCTGGAAATCCTGCGCGTGGTCTACACCGACGCCGACGATCTGCACCGGGGCATTGTCGGCGGCGCCCAGCGGCTGCCGGAAGCGCTCTGGAACCACGCGCCCGAGGACTGCGTCTTCTGGCCGGCCGGAACCTCGCTGGCCAGCCTCCACCGCGGCAGCGCCCGCGGCGCCGTCGCAAGCATCACCCGCGGCACCCCCACGGACGGAAATCCCGACGGCGACATCGTCATCGCGGACAAGTGGGGCCACAGCGCCAGCTACCGCTCGGCGGTGGTGACCTGCCAGACGTGGCTGCTCTCCACCCGGATCCACACCGAGGAAGCGCTCTTCGAACCGGGCGTGTGGACCGCCATCGAACGCAACCACTACATGCAGTCCTCCAAGACCTTCGTGATGGTGGACCGGCCGTTCTGGAAGGACCGCGACCCGGCGACCGGCCGCGAAGTGCTCAGCATGACGCTCACGGACCGGCTCCCCCGCGCCACCTACCTGCTGGACAACGGGCCGGACAAGCCGGCGGTCATCCTGCTCTCCTACACCTGGAACGACGACGCCCTGAAGTGGCTGTCGCTCGACGCCGACGAGCGGGTCCGGCTGATGCTGCACTCGCTGGCCCAGATCTACCCCGGCGTGGACATCGCCTCGCACATAGTCGGTGAGCCGATCACCGTCTCCTGGGAGGCCGACCCGAACTTCATGGGTGCGTTCAAGGCCAACCTACCCGGCCACTACCGCTACCAGCAGCGGCTGTTCACGCACTTCAAGCAGGACCAGCTGCCTGCACATCAACGCGGCATCTTCCTCGCCGGGGACGATGTCTCCTTCACAGCGGGCTGGGCCGAGGGGGCTGTGACGACGGGACTGAATGCAGTCTGGGGCGTGGTCAACCACCTCGGCGGCAAGTGCGCGGAAGACAATCCCGGCCCCGGCGAACTGCTAGCGGAACTGGGACCGGTCGCGCTGGACTAA
- the bcp gene encoding thioredoxin-dependent thiol peroxidase: MTQLQPGTSAPSFTLPDASGSKVSLADYAGRNVVVYFYPKAATPGCTTEACDFRDNLNSLQAAGFDVVGISPDGPEALQDFAEAESLTFPLLSDTDNEVAKAYGSFGEKEFKGKTFTGTLRSTVVVDPDGNVRLAEYNVDAKGHVARLRESLGVN, encoded by the coding sequence ATGACGCAACTCCAGCCAGGAACCTCCGCCCCGTCCTTCACGCTGCCCGATGCCTCGGGCAGCAAGGTTTCGCTGGCCGACTACGCCGGCCGCAATGTGGTGGTCTATTTCTACCCGAAGGCCGCCACCCCGGGCTGCACCACGGAAGCCTGCGATTTCCGCGACAACCTGAACTCGCTGCAGGCCGCCGGTTTCGACGTCGTCGGTATCTCCCCCGACGGACCCGAAGCGCTGCAGGACTTCGCCGAGGCCGAATCGCTGACCTTCCCGCTCCTCTCCGACACCGACAACGAGGTGGCCAAGGCCTATGGCTCGTTCGGCGAGAAGGAATTCAAGGGCAAGACGTTCACCGGCACGCTGCGCAGCACTGTCGTCGTCGATCCTGATGGCAATGTCCGCCTGGCCGAGTACAACGTGGACGCCAAGGGCCACGTTGCGCGGCTGCGCGAATCGCTCGGCGTGAACTGA
- a CDS encoding type IV toxin-antitoxin system AbiEi family antitoxin domain-containing protein — MEHKTQLLDRLPRGPFTVSGAAEHGVSHTSVYRMRDAGLIEKIGPGLYIAGTGMQADLDLLEASYKAPLATICLTSALARHELIDEIPSTIDLALPRGKTPPQLSAPVTWHIFDKATFDIGRSTVLIEGAEGSKIGIYSPERSIVDAFRLRGTAGYETGIEALRNWLKRTGSQPGLLMDIASSVPRATGPLRRALEVLL, encoded by the coding sequence ATGGAGCACAAGACTCAACTGCTTGATCGCCTGCCCCGCGGCCCGTTCACTGTCTCAGGCGCCGCGGAGCACGGAGTCTCACACACGAGCGTATATCGGATGCGCGACGCGGGCCTGATCGAGAAGATTGGCCCTGGACTGTACATCGCCGGAACGGGCATGCAGGCCGACCTCGATCTATTGGAAGCATCCTATAAGGCCCCCTTAGCTACGATCTGCCTCACCAGTGCCCTTGCCCGCCACGAACTCATCGACGAGATCCCTTCCACTATCGATCTGGCCTTGCCGCGAGGCAAGACTCCTCCTCAGCTCTCGGCTCCGGTCACGTGGCATATTTTCGACAAGGCGACGTTCGACATCGGCCGCTCAACTGTCCTGATTGAAGGCGCAGAGGGGTCGAAGATCGGCATCTACTCGCCGGAGCGCTCGATCGTGGATGCTTTCCGCTTGCGCGGGACCGCCGGCTACGAAACGGGAATCGAAGCATTGCGCAACTGGCTCAAGCGCACCGGATCTCAGCCGGGTCTTCTTATGGACATCGCATCATCGGTTCCCCGGGCCACGGGACCGCTCCGGCGGGCTTTGGAAGTCCTGCTGTGA
- a CDS encoding nucleotidyl transferase AbiEii/AbiGii toxin family protein translates to MTATQSVFLRLQKIARDRKRPADEIFTLYGLERFLGRLAATPFADDFCLKGGVLLSAHALRRPTRDIDMQALDFQLDVDHVTEVVKAVCDVVVEDGLIFDGVAMKIERIRDEAEYSGLRVTLPALLGRTRLGIKLDISTGDPIWPELEQIEVPSLLGGSVKMQGHPLATVIAEKTVTMIQRGSTSTRWRDLLDVAVLSDRFEFGAGDIRAAAVRVARHRGAELRLLRPLMAGYGAIGQVKWAAWRRKLRLEDLCEQNLDEQVERVLTFIEPVFDGSAEDHHRWSPDARSWS, encoded by the coding sequence GTGACTGCGACTCAATCCGTCTTCCTGAGGCTGCAGAAAATTGCCAGAGACCGAAAACGTCCCGCAGATGAAATCTTCACGCTCTACGGGTTGGAGCGCTTCCTGGGACGCCTAGCAGCCACTCCCTTTGCAGATGACTTCTGTCTGAAGGGCGGCGTACTTCTGTCCGCTCACGCGTTGCGCCGCCCAACCCGTGACATTGACATGCAGGCGCTCGATTTCCAGCTCGACGTTGATCATGTCACCGAGGTAGTGAAAGCAGTTTGCGACGTCGTCGTCGAAGACGGCCTGATTTTCGACGGTGTCGCAATGAAGATTGAACGAATTCGGGATGAAGCTGAATACAGCGGCCTACGCGTCACGCTGCCCGCACTACTTGGCCGGACGAGACTCGGGATCAAGCTCGATATAAGCACCGGTGACCCTATTTGGCCCGAGCTGGAGCAAATCGAAGTACCGTCGCTGCTCGGCGGCTCGGTCAAAATGCAGGGCCATCCCTTAGCTACGGTGATCGCCGAGAAAACTGTCACCATGATCCAGAGAGGTTCCACCAGCACGCGGTGGCGAGACCTCCTGGACGTGGCGGTTCTGTCAGACCGGTTCGAGTTCGGTGCTGGAGACATCAGAGCAGCAGCAGTGCGGGTTGCCAGGCACCGCGGTGCCGAACTCCGGCTCCTCCGCCCGCTCATGGCAGGCTATGGAGCGATTGGGCAAGTGAAGTGGGCGGCGTGGCGCCGGAAGCTGAGGCTAGAAGACCTCTGCGAGCAGAATCTGGATGAACAGGTTGAGCGTGTCCTCACATTCATTGAGCCAGTTTTCGACGGGTCCGCCGAAGATCACCACCGGTGGAGCCCGGACGCGCGTTCCTGGTCGTAG
- a CDS encoding amino acid permease, with protein sequence MIDTPPATKRRGLPLGSQLLRRKPLGQMLNEAGTGADGSSGGPRLRRSLGVWQLTMISVGATLGTGIFVVLGASVPLAGPAIWISFLVAGFAALLSAISYAEMAGAVPVSGSSYSYTYATMGEGIAWICGWCLVLEYAVSVAAVAVGSAEYVNEMLQTFGLALPAAIAAPPGAEGGLLNLPAVAVVVLAMILLVRGAKESAWVNTVMVVIKIAVLLMFIAIAFTAFRASHFETLMPMGVAGMSAAASRLFFSYIGFDAASTAGEEAKNPQRDLPRAIIASMVIITGIYILVAVAAIGAREWTWFDGTEAALVQILQELTGNPWMALVFAVGAVVAIASIVLTVLYGQTRILMSMSRDGLVPKVFGRVSPRTGTPVAGTLIVGSAVALTAGLVPLGELADATSIGTLFAFALVNLSVIYLRRSRPNLPRTFRVPFYPLTPILGTVMCIYLMANLGSSTWWVFAAWMLVGAAAYFGYGRHHSRVAQLSRNDYEYLSAQDPAAEPAPSAAGR encoded by the coding sequence ATGATCGACACCCCTCCCGCAACGAAGCGCCGGGGCCTGCCCCTGGGCAGCCAGTTGCTGCGACGCAAGCCGCTCGGCCAGATGCTCAACGAGGCCGGCACCGGCGCCGACGGCAGTTCCGGCGGTCCCCGCCTGCGGCGCAGCCTCGGCGTCTGGCAGCTGACCATGATCAGCGTCGGCGCCACCCTGGGCACCGGCATTTTCGTGGTCCTCGGGGCCTCGGTTCCGCTGGCCGGCCCTGCCATCTGGATCTCGTTCCTGGTGGCAGGCTTCGCGGCGCTGCTCTCGGCGATTTCCTACGCGGAAATGGCCGGCGCGGTTCCCGTCTCCGGCTCCAGCTACTCCTACACGTACGCCACCATGGGTGAAGGGATCGCCTGGATCTGCGGCTGGTGCCTGGTCCTTGAATACGCGGTCTCCGTGGCCGCCGTGGCGGTCGGCTCCGCTGAGTACGTCAACGAGATGCTGCAGACGTTCGGCCTGGCGTTGCCGGCCGCGATTGCCGCCCCGCCCGGCGCCGAAGGCGGGCTGCTGAACCTTCCGGCGGTCGCCGTCGTTGTCCTGGCGATGATCCTGCTGGTTCGCGGCGCCAAGGAAAGCGCGTGGGTGAACACCGTCATGGTGGTCATCAAGATCGCCGTGCTGCTCATGTTCATCGCCATCGCGTTCACCGCTTTCCGTGCCAGCCACTTCGAAACCCTGATGCCGATGGGTGTCGCCGGCATGTCGGCGGCGGCGTCACGCCTGTTCTTCTCCTATATCGGCTTCGATGCCGCCTCCACCGCCGGCGAGGAAGCCAAGAACCCGCAGCGCGACCTGCCGCGCGCCATCATCGCGTCCATGGTCATCATCACCGGCATCTACATCCTTGTCGCCGTCGCCGCCATCGGCGCCCGCGAGTGGACCTGGTTCGACGGCACCGAAGCTGCCCTGGTGCAGATCCTGCAGGAGCTGACCGGCAACCCCTGGATGGCACTGGTCTTCGCCGTCGGCGCCGTGGTGGCGATCGCCAGCATTGTGCTCACCGTGCTGTACGGGCAGACGCGGATCCTGATGTCCATGTCGCGGGACGGCCTGGTTCCCAAAGTCTTCGGCCGCGTCTCGCCGCGGACCGGAACCCCCGTGGCCGGCACGCTGATTGTCGGCAGCGCCGTTGCGCTCACGGCCGGGCTGGTCCCGCTCGGCGAGCTGGCGGACGCCACCAGCATCGGGACGCTGTTCGCCTTCGCGCTGGTCAACCTCTCCGTGATTTACCTCCGCCGCTCCCGGCCGAACCTGCCGCGGACCTTCCGGGTACCGTTCTATCCGCTGACCCCGATTCTGGGTACCGTCATGTGTATCTACCTCATGGCGAACCTTGGTTCCAGCACCTGGTGGGTCTTCGCCGCGTGGATGCTGGTGGGCGCCGCTGCCTACTTCGGCTACGGCCGCCACCACTCCCGCGTGGCGCAGTTGAGCCGCAACGATTACGAATACCTCTCCGCCCAGGACCCGGCCGCGGAGCCCGCACCGTCGGCAGCCGGCCGCTGA
- a CDS encoding nitrilase-related carbon-nitrogen hydrolase, whose translation MRIAVMQAAGEVLDVAGNLALVARAAAEAAAAGADVLVTPELFICGYAPLAIQSSLGPELSRAIDDGAARIAREHRIGLVYSTPAAADCGGWHITAALLDRAGNELLRYAKVHLFDREEQQVFVPGEAAPSAVDFEGTRVGLLICYDVEFPEPVRALADAGADVALVPTALGSGFQDVPGILLRARALESQLAIAYANHTGALPADAGQELLLGGLSVIVGPDGALLAQAGTDTEFEVLWADVTTDDVAAARRHVPYLRDRRPALYRAWQQPQH comes from the coding sequence ATGCGGATCGCGGTGATGCAGGCTGCCGGCGAGGTGCTGGACGTCGCGGGGAATCTTGCTCTGGTTGCTCGCGCCGCCGCCGAAGCTGCGGCAGCAGGAGCCGACGTCTTGGTCACCCCTGAACTGTTCATCTGCGGCTACGCGCCTTTGGCCATTCAGTCCTCCCTGGGTCCGGAGTTGTCCCGCGCCATCGACGACGGCGCCGCCCGGATTGCGCGCGAACACCGGATCGGGCTGGTCTACAGTACACCGGCAGCTGCCGACTGCGGCGGCTGGCACATTACCGCCGCATTGCTGGACCGGGCCGGGAATGAGCTCCTCCGGTATGCCAAGGTGCATCTGTTCGATCGCGAAGAGCAGCAGGTTTTCGTCCCGGGCGAAGCTGCGCCCTCGGCGGTGGATTTCGAGGGCACCCGGGTGGGCCTGCTGATCTGCTATGATGTCGAGTTCCCCGAGCCCGTCCGCGCCTTGGCCGACGCCGGCGCTGACGTGGCTCTGGTTCCGACGGCGCTCGGTTCCGGCTTCCAGGACGTGCCCGGAATCCTGCTCCGGGCCCGCGCCCTGGAAAGCCAGTTGGCCATCGCCTACGCCAACCACACCGGGGCGTTGCCCGCGGACGCCGGCCAGGAGTTGCTGCTTGGCGGCCTCAGCGTGATCGTTGGCCCCGACGGCGCCTTGCTCGCCCAGGCAGGAACCGACACGGAATTCGAAGTCCTGTGGGCAGACGTCACCACCGACGACGTCGCTGCCGCCCGTCGCCACGTGCCCTACCTCCGTGACCGCCGCCCCGCACTTTACCGCGCCTGGCAACAGCCGCAGCACTAG
- the allB gene encoding allantoinase AllB, which yields MGGEATSPEYDLVIRGERILTTAGVAAREVGVRDGSIVAIEPLGNGLRGREILELAPDETLIPGLVDTHVHVNEPGRTEWEGFASATRAAAAGGVTTIIDMPLNSIPPTINAAALEEKRNAARDQAFVDVGFWGGAVPGNIGDLRPLHDEGVFGFKCFLLHSGVDEFPPLDADEMEKDMAELKNFDSLMIVHAEDSRAIERAPHAEGDQYQRFLASRPRGAENVAIAEVIERARWTGARAHILHLSSSDALPMIASAKRDGVKLTVETCPHYLTLLAEEIPNGATAFKCCPPIREASNRELLWKGLEDGIIDCIVSDHSPSTLDLKDLENGDFGVAWGGIASLQLGISLIWTEARQRGIPLEQVVDWMSRRPAELARMTRKGQLALGYDADFSVFAADESFVVDAKKLKHKNPITPYDGKPLAGVVRRTFLRGAEIDGETPTGRLIRRGTA from the coding sequence GTGGGCGGCGAAGCAACTTCACCGGAATACGACCTGGTCATTCGGGGCGAGCGGATCCTGACGACGGCGGGGGTCGCCGCACGTGAGGTCGGCGTGCGGGACGGCTCGATTGTGGCCATCGAACCGCTGGGCAACGGGCTGCGCGGCCGCGAAATTCTTGAGCTGGCACCCGACGAAACGCTGATCCCCGGGCTGGTGGACACGCATGTGCACGTCAACGAGCCCGGCCGCACCGAGTGGGAGGGCTTCGCCTCCGCCACCCGGGCCGCGGCCGCCGGTGGCGTGACCACCATTATCGACATGCCGTTGAACAGCATCCCGCCCACCATCAACGCCGCCGCGCTGGAGGAAAAACGCAACGCCGCCCGGGACCAGGCCTTCGTGGACGTGGGCTTCTGGGGCGGGGCGGTGCCCGGCAACATCGGGGACCTGCGGCCGCTGCATGACGAGGGCGTTTTTGGCTTCAAGTGCTTCCTGCTGCACTCCGGCGTGGACGAGTTCCCGCCGCTGGATGCGGACGAGATGGAAAAGGACATGGCGGAGCTGAAGAACTTCGACTCGCTGATGATCGTCCATGCCGAGGACTCGCGCGCCATTGAGCGGGCGCCGCACGCCGAGGGCGACCAGTACCAGCGTTTCCTGGCCTCCCGCCCGCGCGGCGCCGAGAACGTGGCCATCGCCGAGGTGATCGAGCGGGCCCGCTGGACCGGCGCCCGCGCCCACATCCTGCACCTATCCTCCTCGGACGCGCTGCCGATGATCGCCAGTGCCAAGCGCGACGGCGTGAAGCTCACCGTGGAGACCTGCCCGCACTACCTGACACTGCTGGCGGAGGAAATCCCCAACGGTGCGACGGCGTTCAAGTGCTGCCCGCCCATCCGCGAGGCATCCAACCGGGAGCTGCTGTGGAAGGGCCTGGAGGACGGCATCATCGACTGCATCGTTTCGGACCATTCGCCCAGCACGCTGGATCTGAAGGACCTGGAGAACGGCGATTTCGGCGTGGCCTGGGGCGGCATCGCCTCGCTGCAGCTGGGGATCTCGCTGATCTGGACCGAGGCCCGGCAGCGGGGGATCCCGCTGGAGCAGGTGGTGGACTGGATGTCGCGACGGCCGGCCGAGCTCGCGCGGATGACCCGGAAGGGCCAGCTGGCGCTGGGTTACGACGCCGACTTCTCCGTCTTTGCCGCGGATGAAAGCTTCGTGGTGGACGCGAAGAAGCTCAAGCACAAGAACCCGATCACGCCCTACGACGGCAAGCCGCTGGCCGGAGTCGTCCGCCGCACGTTCCTGCGCGGCGCGGAGATCGACGGCGAGACGCCTACCGGCCGGTTGATCCGCCGCGGGACTGCCTGA
- a CDS encoding glycerate kinase: MKVVIAPDKFKGSLTAPEVAAAVERGLRAVAPDIQVTNVPVADGGEGTLQAAVGAGYTRHLATVAGPTGMPLEAAIAVKGQQAVIEMAAASGLDVLPGGRLQALTATSRGTGELISAALDLGCTSIILGVGGSACTDGGAGLLQGLGAILKDDGGRFLPRGGAALARLAEVDLSGLNPRLAGVSFVLASDVDNPLLGENGAAAVFGPQKGASPEDVTTLDAALAQFVRVLGPELGAGTAAMAHVPGSGAAGGVGFAALAVLEAQRRRGIDVVIELTGLRDKLAGAGLVITGEGSLDTQSLEGKTPIGVATEAAAAGVPVFAVCGRTLLSDTQLESAGLAQTFALTDLESDVSVCMAEAGRLLESIGAEIGLRLLAGDIAGGRKLEAQRGA, from the coding sequence ATGAAAGTGGTGATTGCACCGGATAAGTTCAAGGGCTCGCTCACCGCCCCGGAAGTCGCCGCGGCGGTGGAGCGTGGCCTGCGGGCGGTCGCCCCGGACATCCAGGTCACCAACGTTCCCGTGGCCGACGGCGGTGAAGGCACCCTTCAGGCCGCCGTCGGCGCCGGGTACACGCGGCATCTCGCCACCGTTGCCGGACCGACCGGCATGCCGCTGGAGGCGGCCATCGCGGTCAAGGGCCAACAGGCCGTGATCGAGATGGCCGCGGCCTCCGGGCTGGATGTGCTGCCCGGCGGCCGGCTGCAGGCGCTCACCGCGACGAGCCGGGGCACCGGGGAACTGATCAGCGCGGCCCTGGACCTCGGCTGCACCAGCATCATCCTCGGGGTGGGCGGCAGTGCCTGCACCGACGGCGGCGCGGGGCTGCTTCAAGGACTGGGCGCCATCCTGAAGGACGACGGCGGACGCTTCCTTCCGCGCGGCGGCGCGGCTTTGGCGCGGCTCGCCGAGGTGGACCTGTCCGGCTTGAATCCGCGGCTGGCGGGCGTTTCCTTCGTGCTGGCGTCGGACGTGGACAACCCGCTGCTGGGCGAGAACGGCGCCGCCGCCGTCTTCGGCCCGCAGAAGGGCGCCTCGCCGGAGGACGTCACGACGCTGGACGCCGCCCTGGCCCAGTTTGTCCGGGTCCTCGGGCCCGAACTGGGAGCGGGCACGGCCGCGATGGCGCACGTGCCCGGCTCCGGAGCCGCCGGCGGCGTTGGTTTCGCGGCACTGGCAGTGCTGGAGGCGCAGCGCAGGCGCGGCATCGACGTCGTTATTGAACTGACCGGCCTGCGCGACAAACTCGCCGGGGCGGGCCTGGTGATCACGGGCGAGGGCAGCCTGGATACCCAGAGCCTTGAGGGCAAGACGCCCATCGGCGTGGCCACCGAAGCCGCGGCGGCCGGCGTGCCCGTTTTCGCGGTCTGCGGCCGTACACTTTTGTCGGACACTCAGCTGGAATCGGCAGGGCTTGCGCAAACGTTCGCCCTGACGGATCTTGAAAGTGACGTCTCCGTCTGCATGGCCGAGGCGGGCAGGCTGCTTGAAAGCATCGGCGCGGAGATCGGACTGCGGCTGCTGGCGGGTGATATCGCGGGCGGCAGGAAACTGGAAGCTCAGAGGGGAGCATAA